One genomic window of uncultured Erythrobacter sp. includes the following:
- a CDS encoding HAMP domain-containing sensor histidine kinase, translating into MGVIAAGWIFVLLLGGGIALDRALSNQVENNFDEQLQYILTAMIASAEIMPGGEVSFNRALGDQRFLEPNSGLYYQINGTDYEPWPSRSLWDRTLELHAVQGDEEHFDSEAHFYNSDQFDGEPLRIVERTVILPGSETRWTFAVASATEEIDTQLQTVRSILVWSFAVLGLGLLVMALLQIRYGLSPLRRVRAAISKLRTTGENRITEPLPTEVQPLVEELNGLLEHSERQAEEARMHAGNLAHALKTPLTVLTNAATARDPDLNQAVFRETRTMQRHVDHHLARARAVGRRAIGHARTNVRQSAEAVRRAVERLYPNGRLDIAGSKDALVTIERQDLDEILGNLIENAAKYGGGSVFVTVDNEPDSEKCLIWVEDDGMGIPEEERERIFDRGARLDTGKPGTGLGLAIVRDVAEIYGGSVSIGESEDLGGLLIELALPRAESSGEKEK; encoded by the coding sequence ATGGGCGTTATCGCGGCAGGCTGGATTTTCGTGCTGCTGCTGGGCGGAGGGATCGCGCTCGACAGGGCGCTGTCCAATCAGGTCGAAAACAATTTCGACGAGCAATTACAATACATCCTGACTGCGATGATTGCGTCGGCGGAAATCATGCCGGGCGGCGAAGTGAGCTTTAACCGTGCATTGGGTGATCAGCGCTTTCTGGAGCCAAACAGCGGCCTTTATTACCAGATCAACGGGACGGATTACGAACCGTGGCCATCGCGCAGCCTGTGGGACCGGACGCTGGAACTGCATGCCGTCCAAGGCGACGAGGAGCATTTCGATAGTGAAGCGCACTTCTACAATTCGGACCAATTCGATGGCGAACCACTGCGTATAGTCGAGCGCACCGTAATCCTGCCGGGTAGCGAAACGCGTTGGACATTCGCAGTCGCGAGCGCGACCGAAGAGATCGACACGCAGCTGCAAACGGTCCGTTCGATTCTAGTCTGGAGCTTTGCGGTATTGGGCCTTGGCCTGCTCGTTATGGCGCTGCTGCAGATCCGATACGGACTTTCGCCGCTGCGCCGGGTGCGGGCAGCGATTTCGAAACTTCGCACGACAGGCGAGAACCGCATCACCGAACCACTGCCGACCGAAGTGCAACCTCTTGTCGAAGAACTGAACGGACTGCTCGAACATTCCGAGCGTCAGGCTGAAGAAGCGCGGATGCATGCTGGCAATCTCGCCCATGCGTTGAAGACGCCGCTAACGGTTTTGACCAACGCGGCGACGGCGCGCGATCCTGATCTCAATCAGGCTGTGTTCCGCGAGACACGGACGATGCAGCGCCACGTCGATCACCATTTGGCCCGTGCCCGAGCAGTTGGACGCAGGGCGATCGGTCACGCGCGCACCAATGTCCGTCAGAGCGCAGAAGCTGTGCGCCGGGCGGTTGAACGACTCTATCCCAATGGCCGGCTGGACATCGCGGGCAGCAAGGACGCGCTGGTTACAATCGAGCGGCAGGACCTGGATGAAATTCTCGGCAATCTGATCGAAAACGCCGCCAAATATGGTGGTGGCAGCGTGTTCGTTACCGTCGACAATGAACCCGATTCCGAGAAATGCCTGATCTGGGTCGAGGATGACGGCATGGGCATCCCGGAAGAAGAACGTGAGCGCATCTTCGATCGCGGAGCGCGGCTGGACACTGGCAAGCCCGGCACAGGACTTGGCCTCGCAATCGTGCGTGATGTGGCGGAGATTTACGGTGGAAGCGTCTCGATTGGCGAAAGCGAAGACCTTGGCGGATTGCTGATCGAACTGGCTCTGCCGCGCGCCGAAAGCAGTGGTGAAAAAGAAAAATAG
- a CDS encoding DUF4199 domain-containing protein, translated as MLRYSLIFGSVIGVVVIAFMIVVMLAMGTDDPGVSELMGYAVMLAVLSLVFIGIKRFRDVEHGGVIKFTQAAGVGIGIAVVAGFFYTISWEVYLHLSDFAFIDAYAEGLKSAVIAEGLSADEQAAKLAEIDASMANYANPLVRVPITFIEIFPVGLLVALISAFVLKNPKVLPARASA; from the coding sequence ATGCTGCGTTATTCACTGATCTTCGGTTCGGTCATTGGCGTCGTCGTAATCGCTTTTATGATCGTTGTGATGCTGGCGATGGGAACGGATGACCCCGGCGTTTCTGAACTGATGGGCTACGCCGTCATGCTGGCGGTGCTGTCGCTGGTGTTTATCGGCATCAAACGGTTTCGCGACGTCGAACATGGCGGCGTGATCAAGTTCACGCAGGCTGCCGGGGTCGGCATCGGCATCGCGGTGGTCGCAGGGTTTTTCTACACAATCAGCTGGGAGGTTTACCTCCACCTCTCCGATTTCGCGTTCATCGATGCCTATGCCGAAGGTCTTAAGTCAGCGGTTATTGCTGAAGGCCTGAGCGCGGATGAACAGGCGGCAAAGCTGGCTGAGATCGACGCGAGCATGGCGAATTATGCGAATCCACTGGTCCGCGTCCCGATCACCTTTATCGAGATATTCCCTGTGGGGCTGTTGGTCGCGCTGATCTCGGCATTCGTCCTGAAGAACCCCAAGGTGCTGCCAGCGCGTGCGAGCGCCTGA
- a CDS encoding sigma-70 family RNA polymerase sigma factor, whose translation MTGSGELQSDRPNEEAQLVARIAARDEHAFRTAIEAHASLMHRIAYRMMGDAHEAEDIAQEAMLRLWDHAPRLDKRAGVKIAPWLKRVTINLAIDRLRIAKRNSDSEVPDRADETPLADTQIEEKQEGAAARALIAALPDRQRAAIVLTYYEELPNIEAAAALDMNIKAFESLLHRARAALKKAFAKQESNGGAA comes from the coding sequence ATGACTGGCAGCGGCGAGCTACAATCCGACCGCCCAAACGAAGAGGCACAGCTTGTCGCGCGGATCGCCGCGCGAGATGAGCACGCCTTTCGTACAGCAATCGAAGCACACGCCTCGCTGATGCACCGGATTGCCTACCGGATGATGGGCGACGCTCACGAAGCCGAGGATATTGCGCAGGAAGCCATGCTGAGACTGTGGGATCATGCACCGCGCCTCGACAAGCGCGCTGGCGTCAAGATCGCGCCGTGGCTGAAGCGTGTCACGATAAACCTAGCGATTGATCGCCTTCGAATTGCCAAACGTAATTCGGACAGCGAGGTCCCTGATCGTGCAGACGAAACACCGCTCGCCGATACGCAGATCGAGGAAAAACAGGAAGGCGCTGCTGCACGCGCTCTCATCGCAGCGCTGCCCGACCGACAGCGAGCAGCGATTGTGCTGACCTATTACGAAGAGCTGCCCAATATCGAAGCAGCGGCTGCGCTCGATATGAACATCAAGGCATTCGAATCTCTGCTGCACCGCGCCCGCGCGGCGTTGAAGAAGGCTTTTGCCAAGCAGGAATCGAACGGAGGAGCGGCATGA
- a CDS encoding helix-turn-helix transcriptional regulator, with translation MTSTTLRYGLLYGGAIALIAALLQWVEYRYQVMQMPGEVYAAIIAVIFIGIGIWVGLRLTPGAAQTEFEPNDKAIASLGLTPRELEILGYLAKGASNKEIARSLGVSPNTIKTHIANLYMKLDVTGRGKAVEAARSLAVIP, from the coding sequence ATGACTTCGACGACCCTGCGCTACGGCCTGCTTTATGGCGGTGCGATCGCTCTGATCGCGGCGCTGCTTCAATGGGTCGAATATCGCTATCAAGTGATGCAGATGCCGGGCGAGGTCTATGCAGCGATCATCGCAGTGATTTTCATCGGAATCGGCATCTGGGTTGGGCTGCGACTCACCCCCGGCGCCGCGCAAACCGAATTCGAGCCGAACGACAAGGCGATCGCATCACTGGGATTGACCCCGCGCGAACTCGAAATCCTTGGCTATCTCGCGAAAGGTGCAAGCAACAAGGAAATCGCCCGGTCACTTGGCGTCTCTCCCAACACGATCAAGACGCACATCGCCAATCTTTACATGAAGTTGGATGTAACTGGTCGAGGCAAGGCGGTTGAGGCGGCGCGCTCTCTCGCGGTCATTCCTTGA
- a CDS encoding nuclear transport factor 2 family protein produces MSVEQVAKEFTAAVAEDNAEAYQSYWSNDIVSLEPQQDSPMARVEGREALLGKHAWWEANAEMHDTTTEGPYVFGDQFAVKYTMDVTMDGERSQMAEVGVYTVKDDKIVEERFFYGS; encoded by the coding sequence ATGTCGGTTGAACAAGTAGCCAAGGAATTCACCGCCGCCGTCGCCGAGGACAATGCCGAGGCTTACCAATCCTATTGGTCCAACGACATCGTGAGCCTCGAACCACAGCAGGACAGCCCAATGGCCCGCGTGGAAGGCCGCGAAGCACTGCTCGGAAAGCATGCCTGGTGGGAAGCCAATGCCGAAATGCACGATACCACCACGGAAGGACCGTATGTGTTCGGCGACCAGTTCGCGGTGAAATACACCATGGACGTCACGATGGATGGCGAGCGCTCGCAGATGGCCGAAGTCGGGGTCTACACTGTGAAGGACGACAAAATCGTCGAAGAGCGGTTCTTCTACGGCAGCTGA
- a CDS encoding ABC-F family ATP-binding cassette domain-containing protein, whose translation MAQPPILSWEGLGLQQGGRWLFGGPDVEPIDLHVLPGDRLALIGRNGVGKTTLLKMIDDRIEADLGMRRVKPNTRIVFLEQEPDFSPFETLMDFALAGDDAPAVHEVEAIAGQLGIDMERDAETASGGERRRAAIARALAHDPDLLLLDEPTNHLDLSAIDWLEDWLSRYKGAFITISHDRTFLKRLTRATLWLDRGTLRRKEVGFGGYEAWEEQVYAEEARAAEKLDAKLKIEAHWLERGVTARRKRNQGRLEKLFQMRAARAAMISDSGTAKLKLANDDEFKSKSVIVAENITKTYDGRAVIKPFSLRIQNGDRIGIVGANGAGKTTLLKMLTGELEPDSGTITHARTLSGVMIDQQRKLLEPNATVRDILAEGGDWIDVRGNRKHVQAYLKEFLFDPKIVDTKVGILSGGERSRLLLAREFARTANLLVLDEPTNDLDLETLDLLQEVIADFDGTVLIVSHDRDFLDKTVTVTLGLDGSGKVDIVAGGYEDWEAKRRKPVVGKSKQAATPKQAAPPPPPPPSTKLSFKDQRDYEILPARIEELEAAITKGETILCDPDLFVSDPQRFATISKGIENARAEKDAAEERWLELAERVEG comes from the coding sequence ATGGCACAACCTCCAATTCTTTCCTGGGAAGGCCTCGGCCTGCAACAAGGCGGCCGCTGGCTGTTCGGCGGCCCGGATGTCGAACCTATCGACCTGCATGTTCTGCCCGGAGACAGGCTGGCGCTGATCGGGCGCAACGGGGTGGGCAAGACGACATTGCTGAAAATGATCGATGACCGGATCGAAGCGGATCTCGGCATGCGGCGGGTGAAGCCGAACACGCGGATCGTCTTCCTGGAACAGGAACCTGACTTCTCGCCGTTCGAAACCCTTATGGATTTCGCGCTTGCAGGCGATGATGCGCCAGCCGTGCACGAAGTTGAGGCAATCGCAGGGCAGCTCGGTATCGATATGGAGCGCGACGCCGAAACCGCTAGCGGCGGAGAGAGACGCCGCGCCGCGATTGCCCGCGCGCTGGCACATGACCCGGACCTGTTGTTGCTCGACGAGCCGACCAACCACCTCGATCTTTCCGCAATCGATTGGCTGGAGGATTGGCTAAGCCGCTACAAGGGCGCGTTCATCACAATCAGCCACGACCGGACGTTCCTGAAACGCCTCACCCGCGCGACATTGTGGCTCGACCGTGGAACGTTGCGACGCAAGGAAGTCGGCTTCGGCGGCTATGAAGCGTGGGAAGAGCAGGTCTATGCCGAGGAAGCGCGTGCGGCAGAGAAACTCGATGCCAAGCTGAAGATCGAAGCGCACTGGCTGGAACGTGGCGTAACCGCGCGGCGCAAACGCAATCAGGGCCGGCTCGAAAAGCTGTTCCAGATGCGCGCAGCGCGAGCAGCGATGATCTCCGACAGCGGGACAGCGAAGCTCAAGCTTGCGAATGACGACGAGTTCAAATCGAAGTCCGTCATCGTAGCCGAAAACATCACCAAGACCTATGATGGCCGGGCAGTAATCAAGCCGTTCAGCCTGCGCATCCAGAACGGCGACCGGATCGGGATCGTCGGCGCGAATGGGGCGGGTAAGACGACCTTGCTCAAAATGCTGACTGGTGAGCTGGAGCCCGATAGCGGCACAATTACGCATGCGCGAACCCTGTCGGGTGTGATGATCGACCAACAGCGCAAGCTGCTTGAGCCGAATGCTACTGTGCGTGATATTCTCGCGGAAGGCGGTGACTGGATCGATGTTCGCGGCAATCGCAAACATGTTCAGGCGTACCTCAAGGAATTCCTGTTCGATCCCAAGATAGTGGATACCAAGGTCGGTATCCTGTCGGGCGGAGAGCGCTCGCGGTTGTTGCTCGCCCGGGAATTTGCGCGAACAGCGAACCTGCTGGTGCTCGACGAGCCGACCAATGATCTGGATCTCGAAACACTCGACCTGCTGCAAGAAGTGATTGCCGATTTCGATGGCACTGTTCTGATCGTCAGCCACGACCGTGATTTTCTCGACAAAACTGTGACGGTGACGCTGGGCCTCGATGGGTCGGGCAAGGTCGACATCGTTGCTGGCGGGTATGAAGACTGGGAAGCCAAACGGCGCAAGCCGGTGGTTGGCAAGTCGAAGCAAGCGGCCACGCCAAAGCAGGCTGCTCCGCCCCCTCCTCCACCGCCGTCGACCAAACTCTCTTTCAAAGACCAGCGGGATTACGAGATCCTCCCGGCGCGGATCGAGGAGCTTGAGGCGGCGATCACCAAGGGTGAAACCATTCTGTGCGATCCCGATCTATTCGTTTCGGACCCGCAACGTTTCGCAACCATATCCAAGGGGATCGAGAACGCGCGCGCCGAAAAGGATGCAGCCGAAGAGCGCTGGCTCGAGTTAGCAGAAAGGGTTGAAGGATGA
- a CDS encoding response regulator transcription factor: MRILIVEDEPTLGQQLKSTLEQTGYAVDLSTDGEDGHFLGSTEEYDAVILDLGLPEIDGLTVLGMWRKEGRDFPVLVLTARDSWSDKVAGLDAGADDYLAKPFQTEELIARLRALIRRASGNTSSELTAGQVRLDTRSGRVTLSGEPVKLTAQEYKLLSYLMHHKGKVVSRTELIEHIYDQDFDRDSNTIEVFVTRIRKKLGAEVITTIRGLGYSLDDPEDAPRAS; encoded by the coding sequence ATGCGCATCCTGATCGTCGAAGACGAACCCACTCTTGGCCAACAATTGAAATCAACCCTCGAACAGACCGGCTATGCTGTCGATCTGTCGACCGATGGTGAGGATGGCCACTTCCTTGGCAGCACCGAGGAATACGATGCGGTTATCCTCGATCTGGGCCTGCCAGAGATTGACGGGCTGACCGTGCTAGGCATGTGGCGCAAAGAAGGCCGGGACTTTCCTGTGCTTGTACTTACTGCGCGGGACAGTTGGTCAGACAAGGTCGCCGGACTCGATGCCGGGGCTGACGATTACCTCGCCAAACCATTCCAGACCGAAGAGCTGATCGCTCGCCTTCGCGCACTTATTCGCCGTGCGTCGGGTAACACGTCGTCGGAACTGACAGCTGGCCAAGTCCGGCTTGATACCCGTTCGGGCCGCGTGACGCTGAGCGGGGAACCGGTCAAACTCACGGCGCAGGAATACAAGCTGCTCAGCTACCTAATGCACCACAAGGGCAAGGTGGTAAGCCGCACCGAGTTGATCGAGCACATCTACGATCAGGATTTTGATCGCGACTCCAACACGATTGAAGTGTTTGTGACGCGCATCCGCAAGAAACTCGGCGCAGAAGTGATAACGACTATCCGTGGCCTCGGTTACAGCCTCGACGACCCCGAAGACGCTCCAAGAGCCTCCTGA
- a CDS encoding PepSY domain-containing protein, which yields MKRIRSFFAGILAALSLAMLAGVPASAAGFGQDQGRSDQGEARKEMRAGNQLSLREIERRVLPKMRGSEYLGPAYDSTARAYRLKFIKDGRVTYVDVDARTGRIINRSR from the coding sequence ATGAAACGTATCCGATCATTCTTCGCAGGCATTCTCGCGGCACTGTCGCTTGCAATGCTCGCTGGCGTTCCCGCCTCGGCAGCTGGTTTCGGTCAAGATCAGGGTCGCAGCGATCAGGGCGAAGCGCGCAAGGAAATGCGCGCAGGCAACCAGCTTTCGCTGCGCGAGATTGAGCGGCGCGTGCTCCCGAAAATGCGTGGGAGCGAGTATCTTGGCCCGGCGTACGATTCGACCGCACGCGCCTACCGTCTGAAGTTCATCAAGGACGGCCGCGTCACGTATGTCGATGTCGATGCGCGAACCGGGCGGATTATCAATCGCTCACGCTGA
- a CDS encoding SIMPL domain-containing protein encodes MIRYIATAAAASALAIPAHAAVVEIESEGPVIELSIFESVTAEPDMATISAGVSTSAPTAVEAMRLNSVQMRQVIDQIKAQGVDEKDIQTTGINLNARYDYNRGTQQNEFRGYQVSNRVSVKLREIEATGQVLDALVSAGATDLSGPSFSIEDDETAKDQARGRAVERAQQRATAYAEMLGFDEVRVLEISEAIRSSGPVMQVAMRSAAESDMAAAPPVQPGMVSTGVSITIKFELLEDEEE; translated from the coding sequence ATGATCCGTTACATCGCCACCGCCGCTGCCGCGAGCGCGCTCGCCATTCCCGCACATGCTGCGGTCGTCGAAATTGAATCCGAAGGTCCGGTGATCGAATTGTCGATCTTCGAAAGCGTCACCGCAGAACCCGACATGGCGACGATCAGTGCAGGTGTGAGTACATCTGCTCCGACAGCTGTCGAAGCGATGCGCCTAAACTCAGTGCAGATGCGGCAAGTGATCGATCAGATCAAAGCGCAAGGCGTCGATGAGAAAGACATTCAGACTACCGGCATCAATCTCAACGCGCGCTACGATTACAATCGCGGGACGCAGCAAAACGAGTTCCGCGGCTACCAGGTGTCCAACCGGGTGAGCGTCAAATTGCGCGAGATCGAGGCGACCGGGCAGGTTCTCGATGCGCTGGTGTCTGCGGGAGCCACTGACCTCAGCGGTCCGAGTTTCTCAATAGAAGACGATGAGACAGCAAAGGACCAAGCGCGTGGGCGCGCCGTTGAAAGAGCGCAGCAACGCGCCACCGCTTATGCCGAGATGCTCGGCTTTGATGAAGTGCGCGTGCTTGAAATCAGCGAAGCGATCCGCAGCAGCGGTCCGGTCATGCAGGTGGCGATGCGAAGTGCGGCGGAGTCCGACATGGCCGCAGCTCCCCCTGTCCAACCGGGCATGGTCAGCACCGGAGTATCGATAACGATTAAGTTCGAGCTGCTCGAAGACGAAGAAGAATGA
- a CDS encoding uracil-DNA glycosylase family protein: MNERTAQLHAEIQACTICAEHLPLGPRPVVQFSPKSRILIIGQAPGTKVHASGVPWDDDSGERLREWLGLDKPAFYDPDNVALMPMGFCYPGKASGGDAPPRKECAPAWHQRILDMLPDDCLTLLVGAYAQTAYLPDTKKLSMTERVRRGSEFAPFLPLPHPAWRVRLWAAKNPWFESDVLPELHASVRAALEA, encoded by the coding sequence ATGAACGAACGGACTGCACAGCTGCACGCCGAAATCCAGGCCTGCACAATCTGCGCCGAGCACCTTCCGCTCGGCCCTCGCCCCGTCGTCCAGTTCTCGCCAAAGTCGCGCATCCTGATCATCGGCCAGGCTCCGGGTACCAAGGTCCATGCCAGCGGAGTGCCGTGGGACGATGACAGCGGCGAACGGCTGCGCGAATGGCTGGGGCTCGACAAACCTGCTTTCTACGACCCCGACAATGTCGCTCTGATGCCGATGGGATTTTGCTATCCCGGCAAAGCCAGCGGCGGAGATGCCCCGCCCCGCAAGGAATGCGCACCAGCATGGCACCAACGCATCCTGGACATGCTGCCCGACGACTGCTTGACGCTGCTTGTAGGTGCATACGCCCAAACCGCCTATCTGCCTGATACCAAGAAGCTATCCATGACCGAACGAGTCCGCCGGGGATCTGAGTTCGCGCCGTTTCTTCCGCTACCTCACCCTGCTTGGCGCGTGCGGCTTTGGGCGGCAAAGAACCCCTGGTTCGAAAGCGACGTTCTGCCCGAACTGCACGCGTCAGTCCGGGCGGCGTTGGAGGCATAG